Proteins from one Chitinophaga oryzae genomic window:
- a CDS encoding S41 family peptidase, translating into MQPNRRNWLIAGLLFTALFSACKKKDAAGPQRQQGNINDSIFSVFKDIYLWTDVIPDSATFKPESYSSPVSMFRSLISIKKNNTGSQPLDKYSFLDDGSTSRTIQEGIAGDMGFEVGYQTDNTLYVVYVYAGSPADKAGIKRGWQLTSVNGTTSFQVGQATDNLLNAAFSSKSATWIFRKPDNNSQTITLSPATYKLNPVLYANTYNFNGTKVGYVVFNNFVALMDVKPTFDSLFNVWAQGGVTRVIMDLRYNGGGLLETAEYLANNLAPASASNTVMYTQQFNSNVHNNNYSYIFRNMKALPYNPNMYWTEIFRNEATTYKTARFQKQGNLALTNLSFIVTYGTVSASELLYNVLKPTMKPHLIGGTTYGKPVGFINIPFGQYDMYAVSFQTFNAAGEGNYFDGIAPTLTVTDDYTHNWGSLSDPLLRSALTDMGIPASALGRMATTELSTGRIGTLRQSNRFQGMIQTLR; encoded by the coding sequence ATGCAACCAAATCGACGCAACTGGCTGATCGCCGGCCTCCTGTTCACCGCCCTGTTCTCTGCCTGTAAAAAAAAGGACGCGGCAGGCCCGCAACGACAACAGGGCAATATCAACGATAGTATCTTCTCCGTGTTTAAAGACATTTACCTGTGGACAGATGTTATTCCCGATTCCGCCACCTTTAAGCCGGAAAGCTATTCCTCCCCGGTGAGCATGTTCCGCTCACTCATCAGCATCAAAAAGAACAATACGGGCAGCCAGCCACTCGATAAATACAGCTTCCTGGACGACGGCAGCACTTCCCGTACCATCCAGGAAGGTATTGCAGGCGACATGGGCTTCGAAGTCGGCTATCAGACAGACAATACGCTCTATGTTGTGTACGTTTACGCCGGCTCCCCGGCAGATAAAGCCGGCATCAAACGCGGATGGCAGCTCACCAGCGTCAACGGTACCACCAGCTTCCAGGTAGGACAAGCGACAGACAACCTGCTCAACGCCGCCTTTTCCAGCAAAAGCGCCACCTGGATATTCCGCAAACCGGATAATAATTCCCAGACCATCACGCTGTCTCCCGCCACCTATAAACTCAATCCTGTTCTCTACGCCAACACCTACAATTTCAACGGCACCAAAGTAGGCTACGTTGTATTCAACAACTTCGTCGCCCTTATGGATGTGAAGCCCACCTTCGATTCACTGTTCAATGTGTGGGCGCAGGGCGGTGTTACCCGGGTGATCATGGACCTCCGTTACAACGGCGGCGGCCTCCTGGAAACGGCGGAATACCTGGCCAACAACCTCGCGCCGGCCAGCGCCAGCAATACCGTGATGTATACGCAGCAGTTCAACAGCAACGTCCATAATAACAACTACAGCTATATTTTCCGGAACATGAAAGCGCTCCCATACAATCCCAATATGTACTGGACGGAGATCTTCCGGAACGAAGCCACCACTTATAAAACCGCCAGGTTCCAAAAACAGGGGAATCTGGCCCTGACCAACCTGAGCTTCATCGTTACCTACGGCACTGTGTCTGCCAGCGAACTGCTGTACAATGTGCTGAAGCCCACCATGAAACCACACCTGATCGGCGGCACCACTTACGGTAAACCGGTAGGTTTCATCAACATCCCCTTTGGCCAGTATGATATGTATGCCGTTTCTTTCCAGACATTCAACGCCGCCGGCGAAGGAAATTATTTCGATGGCATCGCCCCCACCCTTACGGTAACGGACGACTATACCCACAACTGGGGCAGCCTCAGTGATCCGTTGCTGCGCTCCGCGCTGACAGACATGGGCATCCCGGCATCAGCGCTGGGCAGAATGGCCACCACCGAGCTTAGCACCGGCAGGATCGGAACGCTGCGCCAGAGCAACCGCTTCCAGGGCATGATACAAACATTGAGATAA
- a CDS encoding YtxH domain-containing protein: MSTSSKAVVSFIVGAAVGVAVGYFLNSDKKDELVEKLKDQTDRLKDKWRKRKDQFQDELENELA, from the coding sequence ATGAGTACAAGTTCCAAAGCTGTTGTTTCTTTTATTGTTGGTGCAGCCGTAGGCGTGGCAGTAGGGTATTTCCTGAACTCCGACAAAAAAGATGAACTGGTGGAAAAACTAAAAGACCAGACAGACAGGCTGAAAGACAAATGGAGAAAAAGAAAGGACCAGTTCCAGGATGAATTGGAAAATGAGTTGGCATAA
- a CDS encoding SPASM domain-containing protein, whose amino-acid sequence MPDFNLNDTLNLASKFTFRRVWNAGKVLGSYFISKWTNKPVQWGYPISMSFEPTTSCNLRCPECPSGLRAFTRPTGMLEQDFFRKTIDEISKELLYLIFYFQGEPYLNPGFLDMVKYASSKGIYTATSTNAHYLTDANARKTVESGLDRLIISIDGTTQDVYTQYRVGGKLDKVIEGAKNIVKWKKELKSTKPFVFFQFLVVKPNEHQIEDIKRLAKEIGVDQVRFKTAQVYDYEEGNRLIPTIDKYSRYHRNEDGTYAIKNKLGNHCWRLWHSPVVTWDGLVVPCCFDKDAQHRLGNLKKESFKALWHNKEYIRFRSQILETRKNIDICANCSEGTKVWG is encoded by the coding sequence ATGCCTGATTTTAACCTGAACGATACCCTGAACCTCGCTTCCAAATTCACTTTCCGTCGCGTGTGGAACGCCGGAAAAGTGCTTGGCAGCTACTTCATCAGCAAGTGGACCAATAAGCCGGTACAATGGGGTTACCCCATTTCCATGTCTTTTGAGCCTACTACCTCCTGTAACCTGCGCTGCCCGGAATGCCCGAGCGGCCTGCGGGCGTTTACCCGCCCTACGGGGATGCTGGAACAGGATTTTTTCCGGAAAACCATCGACGAAATATCGAAAGAGCTGTTATACCTTATCTTCTATTTCCAGGGAGAACCTTACCTCAATCCCGGCTTCCTGGACATGGTGAAATATGCTTCTTCCAAAGGTATTTATACCGCTACCTCCACCAACGCCCATTACCTGACAGACGCCAATGCCAGAAAAACCGTGGAAAGTGGGCTGGACAGGCTCATCATCTCCATAGACGGCACTACCCAGGACGTATATACGCAGTACCGGGTGGGCGGCAAGCTGGACAAGGTGATAGAAGGGGCTAAAAATATCGTGAAGTGGAAAAAAGAGCTGAAGTCCACCAAGCCTTTTGTGTTTTTCCAGTTCCTCGTGGTAAAACCCAACGAGCACCAGATTGAAGACATTAAAAGACTGGCGAAAGAAATCGGGGTAGATCAGGTACGGTTCAAGACAGCACAGGTATATGACTATGAAGAAGGCAACCGCCTCATTCCCACTATTGACAAATACTCCCGTTACCACCGTAACGAAGACGGTACTTATGCTATCAAGAACAAGCTGGGCAACCATTGCTGGCGCCTGTGGCATTCGCCGGTGGTGACCTGGGATGGCCTGGTAGTGCCCTGCTGTTTTGATAAAGATGCACAGCACCGGCTGGGTAATCTCAAAAAAGAATCATTCAAGGCGCTGTGGCACAACAAAGAGTATATACGTTTCCGTAGCCAGATCCTGGAAACCCGGAAAAACATCGATATCTGCGCCAATTGCAGTGAGGGGACGAAAGTCTGGGGGTAA
- a CDS encoding M28 family peptidase — protein MKVLCYTLCLLAAGPLMAQSVDSAQLMKDVRTLSADKFEGRKTGSRGSRLAQFYIIDRFKQIGITPYHNTYEYPFYFQEGDKKIMGTNLYGYIPGKSNEVIVISAHYDHLGTGRPNAAKDSIYNGADDNASGVGTLLAMAAYFKKNPPKYTLLFVAFDGEEEGLQGSRAFVQQPPVPLSSIRLNINMDMVSRNDKGELYVAGTTPYPQLKKYTDAAAAKSNIRLLAGHDVSGTGSDNWTNQSDQGPFHAKKIPFLYFGVEDHPDYHQPGDEYDHIHHRFYYQAVKTILDVAKEVNDTGI, from the coding sequence ATGAAAGTGCTTTGTTACACCTTATGCCTGCTTGCTGCAGGGCCGCTGATGGCGCAGTCTGTCGACTCTGCCCAGCTCATGAAAGATGTGCGGACCCTTTCCGCCGATAAGTTCGAAGGCCGTAAAACCGGCAGCCGCGGCAGTCGCCTGGCCCAGTTTTATATCATCGACCGTTTTAAACAGATCGGCATCACCCCTTATCACAACACCTACGAGTACCCGTTTTATTTCCAGGAAGGAGATAAAAAAATCATGGGGACTAACCTCTACGGCTATATCCCGGGGAAAAGCAACGAGGTGATCGTCATCTCCGCGCACTATGACCACCTGGGCACCGGCAGGCCCAATGCCGCAAAAGACAGTATCTACAACGGGGCAGACGACAACGCGTCCGGTGTGGGCACCCTGCTGGCGATGGCTGCCTACTTTAAAAAGAACCCGCCCAAATACACGCTGCTGTTTGTTGCGTTTGACGGAGAAGAAGAAGGGCTGCAGGGGTCCCGGGCCTTTGTACAGCAACCGCCGGTGCCATTGAGCTCCATCCGGCTCAATATCAATATGGACATGGTGTCGCGCAATGATAAAGGAGAGCTGTATGTGGCTGGCACCACGCCTTATCCGCAGCTGAAAAAATATACCGATGCCGCAGCTGCCAAAAGCAATATCAGGTTACTGGCAGGCCATGATGTTTCCGGTACCGGCTCCGACAACTGGACCAACCAGAGCGACCAGGGGCCGTTTCACGCAAAGAAGATCCCCTTCCTGTATTTCGGCGTAGAAGACCACCCTGACTACCACCAGCCGGGAGATGAATATGATCATATCCACCATCGCTTTTATTATCAGGCGGTGAAAACCATTTTGGATGTGGCTAAGGAGGTAAATGACACTGGGATTTAG
- the paaC gene encoding 1,2-phenylacetyl-CoA epoxidase subunit PaaC codes for MISNAALADLIIKMADDELIQGHRNSEWTGLGPVMEEDIAFSSMAQDKIGHAWALYRILHEHLGGEDPDRFAFMRPESAFKCAHLVEMPNGGYDFSLMRHFLFDHAETARYESLQDSSFEPFQLLSKKIKGELKYHTLHANAFIMQLSKASEEGYARMQTALNDTIALAAGIFEPSAAHEETLIAEKVYPGEKELYHRWLDRIYPVLVNASLNLPDMDSITPAYGGRQGFHTTYLGPLLKEMGEVFNLDTEASW; via the coding sequence ATGATCAGCAACGCAGCATTAGCAGACCTTATTATAAAGATGGCCGACGATGAACTGATTCAGGGCCATCGTAATTCCGAATGGACAGGCCTCGGTCCTGTTATGGAAGAAGATATTGCCTTTTCCTCCATGGCACAGGACAAGATCGGCCATGCCTGGGCGCTGTACCGCATCCTGCATGAACATCTCGGCGGCGAAGATCCTGACCGCTTTGCATTTATGCGCCCGGAAAGCGCTTTTAAATGCGCCCACCTGGTGGAGATGCCCAATGGCGGCTATGATTTCAGCCTGATGCGGCATTTCCTGTTCGACCATGCCGAAACAGCACGTTATGAAAGCTTGCAGGACAGCAGCTTCGAACCGTTTCAGCTGCTCAGTAAAAAAATAAAGGGAGAATTGAAATACCATACACTGCATGCCAACGCATTCATCATGCAGCTGAGCAAAGCCAGTGAAGAGGGATATGCCCGGATGCAGACGGCGCTGAACGATACTATCGCCCTTGCCGCCGGTATCTTTGAACCTTCTGCCGCTCACGAGGAAACGCTGATCGCGGAGAAGGTGTACCCCGGGGAGAAGGAGTTGTACCATCGTTGGCTGGACCGTATCTATCCCGTGCTGGTGAATGCCTCCCTCAATCTTCCTGATATGGATTCCATCACGCCGGCGTATGGCGGCAGGCAGGGGTTTCATACCACGTACCTGGGGCCGTTGCTGAAAGAGATGGGAGAAGTATTTAACCTGGACACGGAGGCCAGCTGGTAA
- the feoB gene encoding ferrous iron transport protein B has protein sequence MQAPINIALVGNPNSGKSSLFNALTGLNQKVSNFPGVTVDKKTGTANIVSGLSANIIDLPGTYSLYPKSADEYVTYDVLINPANEDAPDMVIIVADASNLKRNLLFCSQIIDLKFPVIIALTMMDIARKKGVEIDIDGLERELGVPVVAINPRKNKGVSELKKIIELTARGNYNAAPRDFISNAALAENVIADVKKAVPSCSDYGALHVAVNTEELTFLNAGQKQAIRQSLQNNQFNKTKVQAEEIMQRYNRIKHIMKSSVVEADPLQKQLRSEKIDDLLLHRFWGYVILLVVMFLLFQSIFWLASYPMDAIEAGFGELSGWLTKVLPDNKITDVFVNGILAGISGFAVFVPQIMILFGLITVLEDTGYMARISFLTDRLMRQVGLNGKSVMPLISGVACAVPAIMATRTIENKKERLITILVTPLMSCSARLPIYTMMIALVIPDKRIFGFLGLQGLVMMGLYLLGFFMAILIAAVMKLFVKIQEKSYFIMELPVYRAPRWKNVGTTMVEKAKIFITDAGKVIVVISVVLWFLASYGPSGRMEPLHAKYEKLIAAAPEGSPEAEELDRQFRSEKLAHSYAGILGHAIEPAIRPLGFDWKIGIALITSFAAREVFVGTMATLYSVGENPDDNNATLREKMASAKWPDGRPVYTLATGLSLMLFYAFAMQCMSTMAIVKRETKSWKIPFIQLGYMTALAYICSLIIFNIFR, from the coding sequence ATGCAGGCACCAATAAACATCGCGCTGGTAGGAAATCCTAATAGTGGAAAAAGCTCCCTTTTTAACGCACTCACCGGGTTAAATCAGAAAGTCAGCAACTTTCCCGGGGTGACGGTAGACAAGAAAACCGGAACGGCCAACATTGTTTCGGGACTTTCGGCCAACATTATCGACCTTCCGGGGACGTACAGCCTGTACCCTAAAAGTGCGGATGAATATGTGACTTACGATGTACTGATTAATCCGGCAAACGAAGACGCCCCCGATATGGTGATCATCGTAGCCGATGCCTCCAACCTGAAACGTAACCTCCTCTTCTGCTCTCAGATTATCGACCTCAAGTTCCCGGTGATCATCGCCCTCACCATGATGGACATCGCCCGCAAAAAAGGGGTGGAAATAGACATCGACGGGCTGGAAAGAGAGCTGGGCGTGCCGGTGGTAGCCATCAACCCCCGCAAAAACAAAGGGGTGTCCGAACTGAAAAAAATCATCGAACTCACCGCCCGCGGCAACTACAACGCCGCCCCCCGCGATTTTATCTCCAATGCCGCGTTAGCCGAAAACGTGATAGCGGACGTAAAAAAAGCAGTGCCCTCCTGCAGCGATTACGGCGCCCTGCATGTTGCCGTAAACACAGAAGAGCTGACTTTCCTCAATGCAGGCCAGAAACAGGCCATCCGGCAATCGCTTCAAAACAACCAGTTCAATAAAACAAAAGTACAGGCGGAAGAAATCATGCAGCGGTACAACCGTATCAAGCATATCATGAAAAGTTCCGTCGTGGAAGCCGACCCTCTGCAGAAGCAGCTGCGCTCCGAAAAAATTGACGACCTGCTGCTGCACCGTTTCTGGGGGTATGTTATCCTGCTGGTAGTGATGTTCCTGCTGTTCCAGAGTATCTTCTGGCTGGCTTCCTACCCAATGGACGCCATCGAGGCTGGTTTCGGCGAATTGAGCGGCTGGCTGACAAAAGTACTGCCCGACAATAAGATCACCGACGTCTTCGTCAATGGTATCCTCGCCGGTATCAGCGGGTTTGCGGTATTCGTTCCGCAGATCATGATCCTGTTCGGCCTGATCACCGTGCTGGAAGACACCGGTTATATGGCGCGTATCAGCTTCCTTACCGACCGCCTCATGCGGCAGGTAGGGCTCAACGGAAAATCCGTGATGCCGCTGATCAGTGGCGTGGCCTGTGCGGTTCCCGCTATCATGGCCACCCGCACCATCGAGAACAAAAAAGAACGCCTGATCACCATACTGGTCACACCGCTTATGAGCTGTTCCGCGCGGTTGCCTATCTATACCATGATGATCGCGCTGGTCATCCCCGACAAAAGAATATTCGGTTTCCTGGGCCTGCAGGGCCTTGTAATGATGGGCCTCTACCTGCTCGGTTTCTTTATGGCCATCCTGATTGCGGCCGTGATGAAGCTGTTTGTAAAGATCCAGGAGAAAAGCTATTTCATTATGGAACTGCCGGTTTACCGCGCTCCCCGCTGGAAAAACGTAGGTACTACCATGGTGGAAAAAGCGAAGATATTTATCACCGACGCCGGTAAAGTGATCGTGGTCATCTCCGTGGTCCTCTGGTTCCTGGCCTCTTACGGGCCGTCCGGCAGAATGGAGCCGCTGCACGCCAAATACGAGAAACTGATCGCTGCGGCGCCGGAAGGCTCTCCTGAAGCAGAAGAGCTGGACCGCCAGTTCCGCTCCGAAAAGCTGGCGCATTCCTATGCCGGCATCCTCGGCCATGCTATTGAACCGGCTATCCGCCCCCTGGGTTTCGACTGGAAAATAGGCATCGCGCTGATCACATCTTTCGCCGCCCGTGAAGTATTTGTGGGCACCATGGCCACCCTCTACAGCGTGGGAGAGAACCCGGATGACAACAATGCCACCCTCCGGGAAAAAATGGCGTCCGCCAAATGGCCGGACGGCAGACCGGTATACACCCTTGCCACCGGGCTATCCCTGATGCTGTTTTATGCATTTGCGATGCAGTGCATGAGTACCATGGCTATCGTAAAAAGGGAAACAAAATCATGGAAAATACCCTTCATACAGCTGGGATACATGACGGCCCTGGCCTATATCTGCAGTCTGATCATCTTTAACATCTTCAGATAA
- the nadD gene encoding nicotinate (nicotinamide) nucleotide adenylyltransferase, with translation MRIGLYFGSFNPIHTGHLIIANYVAYNTDLDKVWFVVSPQNPLKTSSTLLNEHDRFHLVELAIKDEPRLRASNIEFSLPRPSFTVDTLAYMGEKFPTQEFAIIMGSDSFQNLPRWKNYMHIVQHYPIYVYRRPGHDITDTYGARVEILDAPMLDISATDIRKWIKEGKSVRYMVPDGVINYIQENNYFR, from the coding sequence ATGAGAATAGGTTTGTATTTCGGGTCTTTTAATCCTATACACACAGGGCATTTGATCATTGCCAATTATGTAGCATACAATACTGACCTGGACAAAGTATGGTTTGTGGTTTCCCCGCAGAACCCACTGAAGACTTCCTCTACTTTGCTGAATGAGCATGACCGTTTTCATCTGGTGGAACTGGCCATCAAAGATGAGCCGCGCCTGCGCGCCAGCAATATCGAGTTTTCCCTGCCGCGGCCGTCCTTTACGGTAGACACGCTGGCCTATATGGGGGAGAAATTCCCCACACAGGAGTTTGCGATTATCATGGGGAGCGACAGTTTTCAGAACCTGCCGCGCTGGAAGAATTATATGCACATCGTACAGCACTATCCGATATATGTATACCGCCGTCCGGGGCATGATATCACCGATACCTACGGCGCCCGGGTGGAAATACTGGACGCGCCCATGCTCGATATTTCCGCGACAGACATTCGGAAATGGATCAAAGAGGGCAAGTCCGTACGGTATATGGTACCGGATGGGGTGATCAATTACATCCAGGAGAACAACTACTTCCGCTAG
- a CDS encoding 1,2-phenylacetyl-CoA epoxidase subunit B, with product MSNESLDPRVNRLKLGDASAVIKVEEGENWNVYEVFHQEKRGAHHEHVGCVHAPDPQLALVFAKEQFARRKKCVNLWVVRSADILAFDVEDEDMFANNLEKNYRDASGFKVMEKINKFKQSK from the coding sequence ATGTCTAACGAGTCTTTAGATCCGCGTGTCAACAGGCTGAAGCTGGGTGATGCCAGCGCGGTCATCAAAGTGGAGGAAGGGGAGAACTGGAATGTGTACGAAGTGTTTCACCAGGAGAAGAGGGGGGCCCACCATGAGCACGTAGGCTGTGTGCATGCACCGGACCCGCAGCTGGCGCTGGTTTTTGCCAAAGAACAATTTGCCCGCCGTAAAAAATGTGTGAACCTGTGGGTAGTCAGAAGTGCCGACATTCTGGCTTTTGATGTGGAAGATGAAGATATGTTCGCCAACAATCTGGAAAAGAACTACCGCGATGCCAGTGGTTTTAAGGTAATGGAGAAGATCAACAAATTCAAACAATCGAAATGA
- the paaD gene encoding 1,2-phenylacetyl-CoA epoxidase subunit PaaD, which yields MMSATISQEDVYHALEQVMDPEIPVLSVIDLGMITGVDITEGQPVLVRMIPTFAACPAVSYIKDNIRTVVEKALGVAVTVEIDKHVHWESNRMTAAAKEKLKNFGIAPPPVLEGDVRPEIMLNTPCPHCGSEHTYLRSPFGSTLCRAIHYCKSCGQVFEQFKPLE from the coding sequence ATGATGTCAGCCACTATTTCACAGGAAGATGTATATCATGCGCTGGAACAGGTGATGGACCCTGAGATACCGGTGCTCAGCGTGATAGATCTCGGTATGATCACCGGGGTGGACATCACGGAAGGGCAGCCCGTATTGGTCCGCATGATACCTACGTTCGCCGCCTGCCCGGCCGTCAGTTATATTAAAGATAATATCAGGACGGTAGTGGAAAAGGCGCTTGGGGTAGCCGTGACCGTAGAAATCGATAAACATGTGCACTGGGAAAGCAACCGGATGACGGCTGCCGCCAAAGAGAAACTGAAGAACTTCGGGATCGCGCCGCCGCCGGTACTGGAAGGGGACGTACGGCCGGAGATCATGCTGAACACGCCTTGCCCGCATTGCGGCAGCGAACACACCTATCTCCGTTCACCGTTCGGGTCCACGTTGTGCCGCGCTATTCATTACTGCAAGTCATGTGGCCAGGTGTTTGAGCAGTTCAAGCCGCTGGAATAA
- a CDS encoding DUF922 domain-containing protein, translated as MFFLPFGQTETHIPPAPPHKIIHIQLEFEDREDEDDPDSDTLFYSNTRRLRWDDFRGTPSPAGPSAAVSYTSFSYEGASTLSHDTLKIKLIMQVFFIKSASWVRNDARDNYALMHEQLHFDITRLVVERFKQKLRQTALNRDDYDSVIQYQYLQSFQEMNRMQYAFDRDTHHGTNMAAQVRWRDKVNLGLKNKGVMPEELGYDLFGNFGPQ; from the coding sequence ATGTTTTTTTTGCCCTTCGGGCAGACGGAAACGCATATCCCGCCGGCGCCGCCGCATAAAATCATCCACATCCAGCTGGAATTCGAGGACCGGGAAGATGAGGACGACCCGGATTCAGACACCCTTTTTTATTCCAACACCCGCAGGCTCCGCTGGGACGATTTCAGGGGTACGCCCTCTCCTGCCGGACCCAGCGCCGCCGTGTCCTACACCAGCTTTTCCTACGAAGGCGCCAGCACCCTCTCCCACGACACGCTGAAAATCAAGCTGATCATGCAGGTGTTCTTTATAAAAAGCGCCTCCTGGGTACGGAACGATGCACGCGACAACTACGCGCTGATGCATGAACAGCTGCATTTCGACATCACCCGGCTGGTGGTGGAACGCTTCAAACAAAAGCTGCGGCAAACTGCATTGAACCGCGACGACTACGACAGTGTTATACAATATCAATATCTCCAGTCTTTCCAGGAAATGAACCGCATGCAGTACGCCTTCGACCGCGACACCCATCACGGCACCAATATGGCTGCGCAGGTCCGATGGCGGGATAAAGTCAACCTGGGCCTTAAAAACAAAGGGGTGATGCCGGAAGAACTTGGATATGATCTCTTTGGTAACTTTGGTCCACAATAG
- a CDS encoding AI-2E family transporter encodes MSYLDNDRLKQIGFLLLILFLAILLFKELYLFFPGFLGAITLYVACRKWMFRLVEVRKWKKSPAAALLMTASFLIILLPIGALVNMLSSRVAYAANHSGEIINKAREFNERLHQEIGIDLLSTQQLQKLQDGLTAFLPGFLGATFNTLTAIAIMYFILYFMLVNGRKMEENLYEYIPLRDENVERLGREFNTLVFANALGIPLIAVIQGIVSLIGYLIFGVPQPFFWFVVTCFTAMLPVIGAAAVYVPMGVYLLATGSTWQGIAVLVYGFGVVGTSDNISRFLLAKKIADVHPLITIFGVIIGVNLFGFIGLIFGPLLISMFILLLEIYSNEFLVKRRDRRQRHQQETAAAHGNRPAAD; translated from the coding sequence ATGAGCTATCTCGACAACGACCGTCTCAAACAAATTGGGTTTCTTTTATTGATCCTTTTCCTGGCTATCCTGCTGTTTAAGGAATTATATTTGTTCTTCCCCGGCTTCCTGGGAGCCATCACCCTGTACGTGGCCTGCCGTAAATGGATGTTCCGGCTGGTGGAAGTGCGGAAATGGAAAAAGAGCCCTGCCGCCGCCCTCCTGATGACAGCTTCTTTCCTCATCATCCTGCTGCCTATCGGCGCACTGGTAAACATGCTGTCATCCCGTGTGGCCTATGCCGCCAACCATTCCGGCGAAATCATCAACAAAGCCCGGGAATTCAATGAAAGGCTGCACCAGGAAATAGGGATCGACCTGCTGTCTACCCAACAGCTGCAGAAACTGCAGGACGGGCTCACTGCCTTCCTGCCCGGCTTCCTCGGCGCCACGTTCAATACGCTGACCGCCATCGCCATCATGTATTTCATCCTGTACTTTATGCTGGTCAACGGCCGGAAGATGGAGGAAAATCTCTACGAGTATATCCCGCTGCGGGATGAAAACGTGGAAAGACTGGGCAGAGAATTCAACACACTGGTATTTGCCAATGCGCTGGGAATACCGCTGATTGCTGTTATACAAGGCATTGTATCGCTGATCGGGTATCTTATCTTTGGCGTTCCGCAACCGTTTTTCTGGTTCGTGGTCACCTGTTTTACGGCCATGCTGCCGGTGATCGGCGCCGCAGCGGTATATGTGCCCATGGGCGTGTATCTGCTGGCTACGGGCAGTACCTGGCAGGGCATTGCGGTACTGGTATACGGTTTTGGGGTGGTAGGCACCTCCGATAATATCTCCCGTTTTCTGCTGGCTAAAAAGATAGCGGATGTTCACCCCCTGATTACCATCTTCGGTGTGATCATCGGTGTTAACCTCTTTGGTTTTATTGGTCTGATATTCGGTCCCCTGCTCATTTCCATGTTCATCCTGCTGCTGGAAATCTATTCCAACGAATTCCTGGTGAAAAGAAGGGACCGCCGGCAACGGCATCAGCAGGAAACGGCGGCCGCCCATGGCAACCGACCGGCTGCCGACTAG
- the paaA gene encoding 1,2-phenylacetyl-CoA epoxidase subunit PaaA, with the protein MYGGGYIFDEPNGKQLREEQQHDDPGKLAAFEERIARGEKIEPGDWMPAEYRRQLIRLIEQHAHSEIIGALPEGTWITRAPGFKRKLALIAKVQDEIGHGQLLYNAAETLGKSREAMINDLLSGKSKYSNVFNYPAKTWADVTVIGFLIDAAAIVNQVANAKGSYGPYCRALERICYEESFHLKQGHDAFIELATGTPEQKAMLQDALNRWWQPIMHFFGPPDKTSRHSEKLMQWKVKMASNDEMRNQFLDSYVPKIWELGLTLPDPLLRKNADTGRWEYTDPDWDEFFRVINGGGPCNAERLQVRKWAEEEGRWVRKALMNPAERRALPVA; encoded by the coding sequence ATGTACGGCGGCGGATATATTTTCGACGAACCAAACGGTAAACAGCTGCGGGAAGAACAACAGCATGATGATCCCGGAAAGCTGGCGGCTTTTGAAGAAAGGATCGCCAGGGGGGAAAAAATTGAGCCGGGCGACTGGATGCCGGCGGAGTATCGCAGACAACTCATCCGTTTAATTGAACAGCACGCGCACTCAGAAATCATCGGGGCATTGCCGGAAGGAACATGGATCACCCGCGCTCCCGGATTTAAGCGTAAACTGGCCCTGATCGCCAAGGTACAGGATGAGATCGGTCACGGCCAATTGCTGTACAATGCAGCGGAAACCCTTGGCAAGTCAAGGGAAGCAATGATCAACGACCTGCTCAGCGGCAAATCCAAATATTCCAACGTATTTAACTATCCCGCCAAAACATGGGCGGATGTGACTGTGATCGGTTTCCTGATCGATGCGGCCGCTATTGTGAACCAGGTGGCCAATGCCAAGGGTTCCTATGGCCCTTATTGCCGGGCGCTGGAGCGTATCTGTTATGAAGAGAGCTTCCACCTGAAACAGGGGCATGATGCGTTTATTGAGCTGGCAACCGGTACGCCGGAGCAGAAAGCCATGCTGCAGGATGCGCTGAACCGCTGGTGGCAGCCGATCATGCATTTCTTCGGTCCTCCCGACAAAACTTCCCGGCACAGCGAAAAGCTGATGCAATGGAAAGTGAAGATGGCCAGCAATGATGAAATGCGTAACCAGTTCCTCGACAGCTATGTGCCTAAAATATGGGAGCTGGGACTGACCCTGCCGGACCCGTTGCTCCGCAAAAATGCGGATACAGGCCGCTGGGAATATACCGATCCCGACTGGGACGAATTTTTCCGGGTGATCAACGGCGGCGGTCCGTGCAACGCAGAGCGGCTGCAGGTGCGTAAGTGGGCGGAAGAAGAGGGGCGCTGGGTACGCAAGGCATTAATGAACCCGGCAGAGCGGCGCGCGTTGCCGGTGGCTTAA